From the genome of Frateuria soli:
AGCCGCCGCCCGCCACGGGCGCGGAGGCCGTACCCAGTTCACCGGCCTGGATCTCGGCGCCAGGCGCGATCACCGCCAGCCGGCGGCACAGGTTCTCCAGTTCGCGCACGTTGCCCGGGAAATCGCGCTGCTCCAGCGCCTTGAGTGCCGAGCGCGAGAACCGCTTGGGCGGCAGCTTCAGCTCCTGCGCCGCCGCCGCAAGGAAATGCCTGGCCAGCAGCGGGATGTCGGCGCGGCGGGCGCGCAGCGGCGGCAGTTCGATACGCACCACGTCCAGCCGGTGCTTCAGATCCGCGCGGAACTGCCCGGCGGACACGCGTACATCGAGGTCCTGGTGCGTGGCCGCGACGATACGCACGTCGCCGCGGATCAACTCGCGCCCGCCGACGCGGTAGAACTCGCCGCCGGCCAGCACACGCAACAGGCGCGTCTGCAAAGCCAGCGGCATGTCGCCGATCTCGTCCAGGAACAGCGTGCCGCCTTCGGCCTGTTCGAAACGCCCGGCCACGCGCCGCGCGGCACCGGTGAAGGCCCCGGCCTCGTGGCCGAACAGTTCGCTCTCCAGCAGTTCGCTCGGGATGGCCGCGGTGTTGAGGGCGACGAACGGCTTGCCGCGGCGCGCGCTCTCCTCGTGCAACGCGCGCGCGACCAGCTCCTTGCCGGTGCCGGTCTCGCCGGTGACCAGCACGTTGAGGTCGCTCGCGGCGACACGCCCGATCAGCCGGAACACCTCGCGCATCGGTGCGCTTTCGCCCAGCAGCGCATGTGCGGGCGCGGCGACGGGCGGTGCCGGCGCCGCCGGCTGGTCGGCCAGCGCACGGCGCACCACGACCACCGCGTGATCGAGGTCGAA
Proteins encoded in this window:
- the ntrC gene encoding nitrogen regulation protein NR(I) — protein: MNREVWIVDDDRSIRYVLAEALRDVGLSVREFGDAAAVRTALREARPALLLTDVRMPGEDGLGLLGALHAQGIGPVIVMSAYTDVATTAAAYRAGAVDYLAKPFDLDHAVVVVRRALADQPAAPAPPVAAPAHALLGESAPMREVFRLIGRVAASDLNVLVTGETGTGKELVARALHEESARRGKPFVALNTAAIPSELLESELFGHEAGAFTGAARRVAGRFEQAEGGTLFLDEIGDMPLALQTRLLRVLAGGEFYRVGGRELIRGDVRIVAATHQDLDVRVSAGQFRADLKHRLDVVRIELPPLRARRADIPLLARHFLAAAAQELKLPPKRFSRSALKALEQRDFPGNVRELENLCRRLAVIAPGAEIQAGELGTASAPVAGGGWTGALHDWATEALAQGEADIHARAREALDRTLLEAALAAHGGHRQHAAAALGVGRNTLTRKLGASRKRSR